The proteins below are encoded in one region of Scomber japonicus isolate fScoJap1 chromosome 2, fScoJap1.pri, whole genome shotgun sequence:
- the arpc1a gene encoding actin-related protein 2/3 complex subunit 1A: protein MSLHQFLLEPITCHAWNRDRTQIAISPNNHEVHIYKKSGNQWVKTHELKEHNGHITGIDWAPKSDRIVTCGADRNAYVWSQKEGVWKPTLVILRINRAATFVKWSPLENKFAVGSGARLISVCYFESENDWWVSKHIKKPIRSTILSLDWHPNNVLLAAGSCDFKCRVFSAYIKEVEEKPGPTPWGSKMPFGAVLAEFGGAGGGGWVHSVSFSASGNRLAWVSHDSTVTVVDSSKTASPSQLKTEFLPLISVIFVSENSLVAAGHDCCPMLFRCDDGGTLTFVSKLDLPKQSIQRNISAMERFRNMDKRATTEDRNTALDTLHQNSITQVSIYEGDKRDCRKFCTTGIDGAMTIWDFKSLEASIQGLRIM, encoded by the exons ATGTCCCTTCATCAGTTTCTGCTGGAGCCCATCACCTGCCACGCGTGGAACCGCGACAGGACAC AAATTGCCATCAGTCCTAACAACCATGAAGTTCATATTTACAAGAAGAGTGGCAACCAGTGGGTGAAGACCCATGAGCTGAAGGAGCACAATGGACACATAACAG GTATTGACTGGGCTCCCAAAAGTGACCGTATAGTGACATGTGGAGCAGACCGTAATGCCTATGTGTGGTCCCAGAAGGAGGGCGTATGGAAGCCCACACTGGTCATCCTCAGGATCAACCGAGCCGCCACCTTCGTCAAGTGGTCTCCGCTGGAGAACAAGTTTGCAGTCGGCAGCGGAGCTCGACTCATCTCTGTCTGCTACTTTGAATCTGAGAATGACTG GTGGGTGAGCAAGCACATCAAGAAACCAATCCGCTCCACCATCCTCAGCCTGGACTGGCATCCCAACAACGTCCTGCTGGCTGCTGGATCCTGCGACTTCAAATGCAG GGTGTTCTCAGCCTACATTAAGGAAGTGGAAGAGAAACCAGGCCCCACACCCTGGGGCAGCAAGATGCCATTTGGGGCTGTGCTAGCAGAATTTGGAGGAGCAG GAGGAGGGGGTTGGGTccactcagtctctttctctgcctctggtAACCGTCTGGCCTGGGTCAGCCATGACAGCACTGTTACTGTGGTGGACAGCTCCAAGACTGCCAG tcCTTCGCAGCTGAAGACGGAGTTCCTTCCTCTCATCAGTGTCATTTTTGTGTCAGAGAACAGTCTAGTAGCTGCG GGCCACGACTGTTGCCCCATGCTGTTCCGTTGCGACGACGGTGGGACGCTGACATTTGTGTCTAAGCTCGACCTCCCCAAGCAGAGTATCCAGAGGAACATCTCTGCCATGGAGCGCTTCAGGAACATGGACAAGAGAGCCACCACAGAGGACCGCAACACTGCCCTGGACACACTGCACCAGAACAGCATCAC CCAAGTGTCTATCTATGAGGGAGACAAAAGGGATTGTCGCAAGTTCTGCACCACAGGCATCGATGGAGCAATGACTATTTGGGACTTtaag AGTCTAGAAGCTTCTATCCAGGGTCTCCGCATCATGTGA